Genomic DNA from Penaeus monodon isolate SGIC_2016 chromosome 15, NSTDA_Pmon_1, whole genome shotgun sequence:
NNNNNNNNNNNNNNNNNNNNNNNNNNNNNNNNNNNNNNNNNNNNNNNNNNNNNNNNNNNNNNNNNNNNNNNNNNNNNNNNNNNNNNNNNNNNNNNNNNNNNNNNNNNNNNNNNNNNNNNNNNNNNNNNNNNNNNNNNNNNNNNNNNNNNNNNNNNNNNNNNNNNNNNNNNNNNNNNNNNNNNNNNNNNNNNNNNNNNNNNNNNNNNNNNNNNNNNNNNNNNNNNNNNNNNNNNNNNNNNNNNNNNNNNNNNNNNNNNNNNNNNNNNNNNNNNNNNNNNNNNNNNNNNNNNNNNNNNNNNNNNNNNNNNNNNNNNNNNNNNNNNNNNNNNNNNNNNNNNNNNNNNNNNNNNNNNNNNNNNNNNNNNNNNNNNNNNNNNNNNNNNNNNNNNNNNNNNNNNNNNNNNNNNNNNNNNNNNNNNNNNNNNNNNNNNNNNNNNNNNNNNNNNNNNNNNNNNNNNNNNNNNNNNNNNNNNNNNNNNNNNNNNNNNNNNNNNNNNNNNNNNNNNNNNNNNNNNNNNNNNNNNNNNNNNNNNNNNNNNNNNNNNNNNNNNNNNNNNNNNNNNNNNNNNNNNNNNNNNNNNNNNNNNNNNNNNNNNNNNNNNNNNNNNNNNNNNNNNNNNNNNNNNNNNNNNNNNNNNNNNNNNNNNNNNNNNNNNNNNNNNNNNNNNNNNNNNNNNNNNNNNNNNNNNNNNNNNNNNNNNNNNNNNNNNNNNNNNNNNNNNNNNNNNNNNNNNNNNNNNNNNNNNNNNNNNNNNNNNNNNNNNNNNNNNNNNNNNNNNNNNNNNNNNNNNNNNNNNNNNNNNNNNNNNNNNNNNNNNNNNNNNNNNNNNNNNNNNNNNNNNNNNNNNNNNNNNNNNNNNNNNNNNNNNNNNNNNNNNNNNNNNNNNNNNNNNNNNNNNNNNNNNNNNNNNNNNNNNNNNNNNNNNNNNNNNNNNNNNNNNNNNNNNNNNNNNNNNNNNNNNNNNNNNNNNNNNNNNNNNNNNNNNNNNNNNNNNNNNNNNNNNNNNNNNNNNNNNNNNNNNNNNNNNNNNNNNNNNNNNNNNNNNNNNNNNNNNNNNNNNNNNNNNNNNNNNNNNNNNNNNNNNNNNNNNNNNNNNNNNNNNNNNNNNNNNNNNNNNNNNNNNNNNNNNNNNNNNNNNNNNNNNNNNNNNNNNNNNNNNNNNNNNNNNNNNNNNNNNNNNNNNNNNNNNNNNNNNNNNNNNNNNNNNNNNNNNNNNNNNNNNNNNNNNNNNNNNNNNNNNNNNNNNNNNNNNNNNNNNNNNNNNNNNNNNNNNNNNNNNNNNNNNNNNNNNNNNNNNNNNNNNNNNNNNNNNNNNNNNNNNNNNNNNNNNNNNNNNNNNNNNNNNNNNNNNNNNNNNNNNNNNNNNNNNNNNNNNNNNNNNNNNNNNNNNNNNNNNNNNNNNNNNNNNNNNNNNNNNNNNNNNNNNNNNNNNNNNNNNNNNNNNNNNNNNNNNNNNNNNNNNNNNNNNNNNNNNNNNNNNNNNNNNNNNNNNNNNNNNNNNNNNNNNNNNNNNNNNNNNNNNNNNNNNNNNNNNNNNNNNNNNNNNNNNNNNNNNNNNNNNNNNNNNNNNNNNNNNNNNNNNNNNNNNNNNNNNNNNNNNNNNNNNNNNNNNNNNNNNNNNNNNNNNNNNNNNNNNNNNNNNNNNNNNNNNNNNNNNNNNNNNNNNNNNNNNNNNNNNNNNNNNNNNNNNNNNNNNNNNNNNNNNNNNNNNNNNNNNNNNNNNNNNNNNNNNNNNNNNNNNNNNNNNNNNNNNNNNNNNNNNNNNNNNNNNNNNNNNNNNNNNNNNNNNNNNNNNNNNNNNNNNNNNNNNNNNNNNNNNNNNNNNNNNNNNNNNNNNNNNNNNNNNNNNNNNNNNNNNNNNNNNNNNNNNNNNNNNNNNNNNNNNNNNNNNNNNNNNNNNNNNNNNNNNNNNNNNNNNNNNNNNNNNNNNNNNNNNNNNNNNNNNNNNNNNNNNNNNNNNNNNNNNNNNNNNNNNNNNNNNNNNNNNNNNNNNNNNNNNNNNNNNNNNNNNNNNNNNNNNNNNNNNNNNNNNNNNNNNNNNNNNNNNNNNNNNNNNNNNNNNNNNNNNNNNNNNNNNNNNNNNNNNNNNNNNNNNNNNNNNNNNNNNNNNNNNNNNNNNNNNNNNNNNNNNNNNNNNNNNNNNNNNNNNNNNNNNNNNNNNNNNNNNNNNNNNNNNNNNNNNNNNNNNNNNNNNNNNNNNNNNNNNNNNNNNNNNNNNNNNNNNNNNNNNNNNNNNNNNNNNNNNNNNNNNNNNNNNNNNNNNNNNNNNNNNNNNNNNNNNNNNNNNNNNNNNNNNNNNNNNNNNNNNNNNNNNNNNNNNNNNNNNNNNNNNNNNNNNNNNNNNNNNNNNNNNNNNNNNNNNNNNNNNNNNNNNNNNNNNNNNNNNNNNNNNNNNNNNNNNNNNNNNNNNNNNNNNNNNNNNNNNNNNNNNNNNNNNNNNNNNNNNNNNNNNNNNNNNNNNNNNNNNNNNNNNNNNNNNNNNNNNNNNNNNNNNNNNNNNNNNNNNNNNNNNNNNNNNNNNNNNNNNNNNNNNNNNNNNNNNNNNNNNNNNNNNNNNNNNNNNNNNNNNNNNNNNNNNNNNNNNNNNNNNNNNNNNNNNNNNNNNNNNNNNNNNNNNNNNNNNNNNNNNNNNNNNNNNNNNNNNNNNNNNNNNNNNNNNNNNNNNNNNNNNNNNNNNNNNNNNNNNNNNNNNNNNNNNNNNNNNNNNNNNNNNNNNNNNNNNNNNNNNNNNNNNNNNNNNNNNNNNATGATAAGAAATTATTTAAAGCAACAGGTCGTTATGCTAACATGCATATGTGGTGTTAAGTCTAGAGCTAATCCTTGGAGTGTGTTTGCAAATGAgattaagaataattattattccaTATCGGATGTTTTGCGTGAAATTGACTCACAAGACGCGTTATGATAAGAATTGTTATATAGCGTCTGGATCACCATAAATCTGATCAAATCTGAACACCGGGAAACCACTCAGAGATAGTACCTGAAATAATGTTTAACATCCTTGATAACATTGGCGAAGTCTTTCCGAGTGACTTTGCTTGCTGTTTGATTGCTTAAGCGTCGGAACTGCGCCAAAACGAATTGCCTGGTGTAGTACACGTCATTCTCGACCTGTCTTAAGAGCGTGTCTGTTTTCTCGCGAAATCTGGGCCCCGCGTAAGCCCCCTTTGTTTGGCTTGTTTCCGTGAAGCCGAAGTTTTGCTCTTGTTCACCCGTCGCGTCTGCGAAGACACAAATGTATGTGTTTGGAAAGCAGTGCATTGTATTCCATTTATGAGAATGATAGCAATGTAATTATGGTAGCTGTACAGATAGTATTCGTTATAATAACTCCTACTGATGTATAAGTACAGAGAAGAAGGAACAATTAGAAACTGGGGAAAAGAAGAGTTGTACAGTCTACACATTGAGACAATTGAACATATTTGAGGGTGAAACTAACCTGCGTGTCTGCCTGACTTCCTTTCATCTCCATGTGGTTGTAAGAAGGTTCTGTAACATTTAATACTGTAGTTTAACctgttcatatgtttatataccaatCATTATCTCTCTCCTAAGGAGTTAATGACTCAAAGCTGGGCCGTGACAAGATATTTGAGGGCTAGTTTCTGTAAGAAATGtgtctttgtttccctttttgtgaaggtgtatgtatgttagtattttGTACAAATAAAAAGACACCAAGTNNNNNNNNNNNNNNNNNNNNNNNNNNNNNNNNNNNNNNNNNNNNNNNNNNNNNNNNNNNNNNNNNNNNNNNNNNNNNNNNNNNNNNNNNNNNNNNNNNNNNNNNNNNNNNNNNNNNNNNNNNNNNNNNNNNNNNNNNNNNNNNNNNNNNNNNGCTATGATCATTGTAGGTATGATGAATCATGAaaggctaaaaaaagaaaagggagataccTACACACTTCCTGATTCACTGGGACGGATGACTGACATAGGTATGAAAATCAGAAGCAGAATCaggataaaaatttccaaaaaaaagaaccgATAGACTGTTTCTCGTTGTACCGGCATCGACATcctgaaaaagatatatatattgactattcATATATCCANNNNNNNNNNNNNNNNNNNNNNNNNNNNNNNNNNNNNNNNNNNNNNNNNNNNNNNNNNNNNNNNNNNNNNNNNNNNNNNNNNNNNNNNNNNTTAGTCAAATCNNNNNNNNNNNNNNNNNNNNNNNNNNNNNNNNNNNNNNNNNNNNNNNNNNNNNNNNNNNNNNNNNNNNNNNNNNNNNNNNNNNNNNNNNNNNNNNNNNNNNNNNNNNNNNNNNNNNNNNNNNNNNNNNNNNNNNNNNNNNNNNNNNNNNNNNNNNNNNNNNNNNNNNNNNNNNNNNNNNNNNNNNNNNNNNNNNNNNNNNNNNNNNNNNNNNNNNNNNNNNNNNNNNNNNNNNNNNNNNNNNNNNNNNNNNNNNNNNNNNNNNNNNNNNNNNNNNNNNNNNNNNNNNNNNNNNNNNNNNNNNNNNNNNNNNNNNNNNNNNNNNNNNNNNNNNNNNNNNNNNNNNNNNNNNNNNNNNNNNNNgaaagaagaagaaaaaagcacagCGTTATCCCGGCGGCANNNNNNNNNNNNNNNNNNNNNNNNNNNNNNNNNNNNNNNNNNNNNNNNNNNNNNNNNNNNNNNNNNNNNNNNNNNNNNNNNNNNNNNNNNNNNNNNNNNNNNNNNNNNNNNNNNNNNNNNNNNNNNNNNNNNNNNNNNNNNNNNNNNNNNNNNNNNNNNNNNNNNNNNNNNNNNNNNNNNNNNNNNNNNNNNNNNNNNNNNNNNNNNNNNNNNNNNNNNNNNNNNNNNNNNNNNNNNNNNNNNNNNNNNNNNNNNCACGCCTCTCGTTTTAACGAGTCtgactttcttttttgtattcttttgtaACTTNNNNNNNNNNNNNNNNNNNNNNNNNNNNNNNNNNNNNNNNNNNNNNNNNNNNNNNNNNNNNNNNNNNNNNNNNNNNNNNNNNNNNNNNNNNNNNNNNNNNNNNNNNNNNNNNNNNNNNNNNNNNNNNNNNNNNNNNNNNNNNNNNNNNNNNNNNNNNNNNNNNNNNNNNNNNNNNNNNNNNNNNNNNNNNNNNNNNNNNNNNNNNNNNNNNNNNNNNNNNNNNNNNNNNNNNNNNNNNNNNNNNNNNNNNNNNNNNNNNNNNNNNNNNNNNNNNNNNNNNNNNNNNNNNNNNNNNNNNNNNNNNNNNNNNNNNNNNNNNNNNNNNNNNNNNNNNNNNNNNNNNNNNNNNNNNNNNNNNNNNNNNNNNNNNNNNNNNNNNNNNNNNNNNNNNNNNNNNNNNNNNNNNNNNNNNNNNNNNNNNNNNNNNNNNNNNNNNNNNNNNNNNNNNNNNNNNNNNNNNNNNNNNNNNNNNNNNNNNNNNNNNNNNNNNNNNNNNNNNNNNNNNNNNNNNNNNNNNNNNNNNNNNNNNNNNNNNNNNNNNNNNNNNNNNNNNNNNNNNNNNNNNNNNNNNNNNNNNNNNNNNNNNNNNNNNNNNNNNNNNNNNNNNNNNNNNNNNNNNNNNNNNNNNNNNNNNNNNNNNNNNNNNNNNNNNNNNNNNNNNNNNNNNNNNNNNNNNNNNNNNNNNNNNNNNNNNNNNNNNNNNNNNNNNNNNNNNNNNNNNNNNNNNNNNNNNNNNNNNNNNNNNNNNNNNNNNNNNNNNNNNNNNNNNNNNNNNNNNNNNNNNNNNNNNNNNNNNNNNNNNNNNNNNNNNNNNNNNNNNNNNNNNNNNNNNNNNNNNNNNNNNNNNNNNNNNNNNNNNNNNNNNNNNNNNNNNNNNNNNNNNNNNNNNNNNNNNNNNNNNNNNNNNNNNNNNNNNNNNNNNNNNNNNNNNNNNNNNNNNNNNNNNNNNNNNNNNNNNNNNNNNNNNNNNNNNNNNNNNNNNNNNNNNNNNNNNNNNNNNNNNNNNNNNNNNNNNNNNNNNNNNNNNNNNNNNNNNNNNNNNNNNNNNNNNNNNNNNNNNNNNNNNNNNNNNNNNNNNNNNNNNNNNNNNNNNNNNNNNNNNNNNNNNNNNNNNNNNNNNNNNNNNNNNNNNNNNNNNNNNNNNNNNNNNNNNNNNNNNNNNNNNNNNNNNNNNNNNNNNNNNNNNNNNNNNNNNNNNNNNNNNNNNNNNNNNNNNNNNNNNNNNNNNNNNNNNNNNNNNNNNNNNNNNNNNNNNNNNNNNNNNNNNNNNNNNNNNNNNNNNNNNNNNNNNNNNNNNNNNNNNNNNNNNNNNNNNNNNNNNNNNNNNNNNNNNNNNNNNNNNNNNNNNNNNNNNNNNNNNNNNNNNNNNNNNNNNNNNNNNNNNNNNNNNNNNNNNNNNNNNNNNNNNNNNNNNNNNNNNNNNNNNNNNNNNNNNNNNNNNNNNNNNNNNNNNNNNNNNNNNNNNNNNNNNNNNNNNNNNNNNNNNNNNNNNNNNNNNNNNNNNNNNNNNNNNNNNNNNNNNNNNNNNNNNNNNNNNNNNNNNNNNNNNNNNNNNNNNNNNNNNNNNNNNNNNNNNNNNNNNNNNNNNNNNNNNNNNNNNNNNNNNNNNNNNNNNNNNNNNNNNNNNNNNNNNNNNNNNNNNNNNNNNNNNNNNNNNNNNNNNNNNNNNNNNNNNNNNNNNNNNNNNNNNNNNNNNNNNNNNNNNNNNNNNNNNNNNNNNNNNNNNNNNNNNNNNNNNNNNNNNNNNNNNNNNNNNNNNNNNNNNNNNNNNNNNNNNNNNNNNNNNNNNNNNNNNNNNNNNNNNNNNNNNNNNNNNNNNNNNNNNNNNNNNNNNNNNNNNNNNNNNNNNNNNNNNNNNNNNNNNNNNNNNNNNNNNNNNNNNNNNNNNNNNNNNNNNNNNNNNNNNNNNNNNNNNNNNNNNNNNNNNNNNNNNNNNNNNNNNNNNNNNNNNNNNNNNNNNNNNNNNNNNNNNNNNNNNNNNNAAAAGCCAAACACNNNNNNNNNNNNNNNNNNNNNNNNNNNNNNNNNNNNNNNNNNNNNNNNNNNNNNNNNNNNNNNNNNNNNNNNNNNNNNNNNNNNNNNNNNNNNNNNNNNNNNNNNNNNNNNNNNNNNNNNNNNNNNNNNNNNNNNNNNNNNNNNNNNNNNNNNNTACANNNNNNNNNNNNNNNNNNNNNNNNNNNNNNNNNNNNNNNNNNNNNNNNNNNNNNNNNNNNNNNNNNNNNNNNNNNNNNNNNNNNNNNNNNNNNNNNNNNNNNNctgggggggggggtgattattattgcttttaccgTNNNNNNNNNNNNNNNNNNNNNNNNNNNNNNNNNNNNNNNNNNNNNNNNNNNNNNNNNNNNNNNNNNNNNNNNNNNNNNNNNNNNNNNNNNNNNNNNNNNNNNNNNNNNNNNNNNNNNNNNNNNNNNNNNNNNNNNNNNNNNNNNNNNNNNNNNNNNNNNNNNNNNNNNNNNNNNNNNNNNNNNNNNNNNNNNNNNNNNNNNNNNNNNNNNNNNNNNNNNNNNNNNNNNNNNNNNNNNNNNNNNNNNNNNNNNNNNNNNNNNNNNNNNNNNNNNNNNNNNNNNNNNNNNNNNNNNNNNNNNNNNNNNNNNNNNNNNNNNNNNNNNNNCCNNNNNNNNNNNNNNNNNNNNNNNNNNNNNNNNNNNNNNNNNNNNNNNNNNNNNNNNNNNNNNNNNNNNNNNNNNNNNNNNNNNNNNNNNNNNNNNNNNNNNNNNNNNNNNNNNNNNNNNNNNNNNNNNNNNNNNNNNNNNNNNNNNNNNNNNNNNNNNNNNNNNNNNNNNNNNNNNNNNNNNNNNNNNNNNNNNNNNNNNNNNNNNNNNNNNNNNNNNNNNNNNNNNNNNNNNNNNNNNNNNNNNNNNNNNNNNNNNNNNNNNNNNNNNNNNNNNNNNNNNNNNNNNNNNNNNNNNNNNNNNNNNNNNNNNNNNNNNNNNNNNNNNNNNNNNNNNNNNNNNNNNNNNNNNNNNNNNNNNNNNNNNNNNNNNNNNNNNNNNNNNNNNNNNNNNNNNNNNNNNNNNNNNNNNNNNNNNNNNNNNNNNNNNNNNNNNNNNNNNNNNNNNNNNNNNNNNNNNNNNNNNNNNNNNNNNNNNNNNNNNNNNNNNNNNNNNNNNNNNNNNNNNNNNNNNNNNNNNNNNNNNNNNNNNNNNNNNNNNNNNNNNNNNNNNNNNNNNNNNNNNNNNNNNNNNNNNNNNNNNNNNNNNNNNNNNNNNNNNNNNNNNNNNNNNNNNNNNNNNNNNNNNNNNNNNNNNNNNNtatattatatatttttgggggtgtgtggttgggtttgtaNNNNNNNNNNNNNNNNNNNNNNNNNNNNNNNNNNNNNNNNNNNNNNNNNNNNNNNNNNNNNNNNNNNNNGGGAGCGNNNNNNNNNNNNNNNNNNNNNNNNNNNNNNNNNNNNNNNNNNNNNNNNNNNNNNNNNNNNNNNNNNNNNNNNNNNNNNNNNNNNNNNNNNNNNNNNNNNNNNNNNNNNNNNNNNNNNNNNNNNNNNNNNNNNNNNNNNNNNNNNNNNNNNNNNNNNNNNNNNNNNNNNNNNNNNNNNNNNNNNNNNNNNNNNNNNNNNNNNNNNNNNNNNNNNNNNNNNNNNNNNNNNNNNNNNNATCGATAGCTCCACTACTGCCACTCTCAGACATAGAAATAACCAAAATTTGGGTTTCTAAAAGCCCCTTTTTTCAATTACCCCCAGACAATTTNNNNNNNNNNNNNNNNNNNNNNNNNNNNNNNNNNNNNNNNNNNNNNNNNNNNNNNNNNNNNNNNNNNNNNNNNNNNCTCCTGAGCATATCCGGGTGCAGACGGNNNNNNNNNNNNNNNNNNNNNNNNNNNNNNNNNNNNNNNNNNNNNNNNNNNNNNNNNNNNNNNNNNNNNNNNNNNNNNNNNNNNNNNCAATGCATAGCAGACCAATCAAGAGATGCGAGAATTTTTTTAATAANNNNNNNNNNNNNNNNNNNNNNNNNNNNNNNNNNNNNNNNNNNNNNNNNNNNNNNNNNNNCCCCTCTCAAGCTGCTTGACTGTATGGAGGGGTTNNNNNNNNNNNNNNNNNNNNNNNNNNNNNNNNNNNNNNNNNNNNNNNNNNNNNNNNNNNNNNNNNNNNNNNNNNNNNNNNNNNNNNNNNNNNNNNNNNNNNNNNNNNNNNNNNNNNNNNNNNNNNNNNNNNNNNNNNNNNNNNNNNNNNNNNNNNNNNNNNNNNNNNNNNNNNNTNNNNNNNNNNNNNNNNNNNNNNNNNNNNNNNNNNNNNNNNNNNNNNNNNNNNNNNNNNNNNNNNNNNNNNNNNNNNNNNNNNNNNNNNNNNNNNNNNNNNNNNNNNNNNNNNNNNNNNNNNNNNNNNNNNNNNNNNNNNNNNNNNNNNNNNNNNNNNNNNNNNNNNNNNNNNNNNNNNNNNNNNNNNNNNNNNNNNNNNNNNNNNNNNNNNNNNNNNNNNNNNNNNNNNNNNNNNNNNNNNNNNNNNNNNNNNNNNNNNNNNNNNNNNNNNNNNNNNNNNNNNNNNNNNNNNNNNNNNNNNNNNNNNNNNNNNNNNNNNNNNNNNNNNNNNNNNNNNNNNNNNNNNNNNNNNNNNNNNNNNNNNNNNNNNNNNNNNNNNNNNNNNNNNNNNNNNNNNNNNNNNNNNNNNNNNNNNNNNNNNNNNNNNNNNNNNNNNNNNNNNNNNNNNNNNNNNNNNNNNNNNNNNNNNNNNNNNNNNNNNNNNNNNNNNNNNNNNNNNNNNNNNNNNNNNNNNNNNNNNNNNNNNNNNNNNNNNNNNNNNNNNNNNNNNNNNNNNNNNNNNNNNNNNNNNNNNNNNNNNNNNNNNNNNNNNNNNNNNNNNNNNNNNNNNNNNNNNNNNNNNNNNNNNNNNNNNNNNNNNNNNNNNNNNNNNNNNNNNNNNNNNNNNNNNNNNNNNNNNNNNNNNNNNNNNNNNNNNNNNNNNNNNNNNNNNNNNNNNNNNNNNNNNNNNNNNNNNNNNNNNNNNNNNNNNNNNNNNNNNNNNNNNNNNNNNNNNNNNNNNNNNNNNNNNNNNNNNNNNNNNNNNNNNNNNNNNNNNNNNNNNNNNNNNNNNNNNNNNNNNNNNNNNNNNNNNNNNNNNNNNNNNNNNNNNNNNNNNNNNNNNNNNNNNNNNNNNNNNNNNNNNNNNNNNNNNNNNNNNNNNNNNNNNNNNNNNNNNNNNNNNNNNNNNNNNNNNNNNNNNNNNNNNNNNNNNNNNNNNNNNNNNNNNNNNNNNNNNNNNNNNNNNNNNNNNNNNNNNNNNNNNNNNNNNNNNNNNNNNNNNNNNNNNNNNNNNNNNNNNNNNNNNNNNNNNNNNNNNNNNNNNNNNNNNNNNNNNNNNNNNNNNNNNNNNNNNNNNNNNN
This window encodes:
- the LOC119582111 gene encoding uncharacterized protein LOC119582111 is translated as MSMPVQRETVYRFFFLEIFILILLLIFIPMSVIRPSESGSVTFLQPHGDERKSGRHADATGEQEQNFGFTETSQTKGAYAGPRFREKTDTLLRQVENDVYYTRQFVLAQFRRLSNQTASKVTRKDFANVIKDVKHYFRYYL